The following are from one region of the Streptomyces fradiae genome:
- the pheS gene encoding phenylalanine--tRNA ligase subunit alpha produces MSAPNKSYDPVEVEALKPEEIERMRDEAVAAFAAAGDLDALAHAKTAHTGGTSPLALANREIGALPPQAKAAAGKLVGQARGAVSKALAARQAELEAERDARVLVEEAVDVTLPYDRVPAGARHPLTTLMERVADVFVSMGYEVAEGPEVEAEWFNFDALNFVPDHPARQMQDTFFVQGPEGTTGDESGVVLRTHTSPVQARTLIDWEPPVYVVCPGRVYRTDELDATHTPVFHQIELLAVDEGLTMADLKGTLDHMVQALFGPDMKTRLRPNFFPFTEPSAEMDMLCYVCRGESVGNPDRPCRTCGSEGWIELGGCGMVNPKVLVATGVDPEKYSGFAFGFGIERMLMFRHNVEDMRDMVEGDVRFTRPFGMEI; encoded by the coding sequence ATGTCGGCACCCAATAAGTCGTACGACCCGGTCGAGGTCGAGGCCTTGAAACCGGAAGAGATCGAGCGCATGCGGGACGAGGCGGTCGCCGCCTTCGCCGCCGCAGGCGACCTCGACGCGCTCGCCCACGCGAAGACGGCGCACACCGGCGGCACCTCGCCGCTGGCGCTCGCCAACCGCGAGATCGGCGCCCTGCCCCCGCAGGCCAAGGCCGCCGCCGGCAAGCTCGTGGGCCAGGCCCGCGGCGCCGTCTCCAAGGCCCTGGCCGCCCGCCAGGCCGAGCTGGAGGCCGAGCGCGACGCCCGGGTCCTCGTCGAGGAGGCCGTCGACGTCACCCTGCCGTACGACCGTGTCCCGGCCGGTGCCCGCCACCCGCTGACCACGCTCATGGAGCGCGTCGCCGACGTGTTCGTCTCCATGGGCTACGAGGTCGCCGAGGGCCCCGAGGTCGAGGCCGAGTGGTTCAACTTCGACGCGCTGAACTTCGTGCCGGACCACCCGGCGCGCCAGATGCAGGACACCTTCTTCGTCCAGGGCCCCGAGGGCACCACGGGCGACGAGTCCGGCGTCGTGCTGCGCACCCACACCTCGCCGGTGCAGGCCCGCACCCTCATCGACTGGGAGCCCCCGGTCTACGTGGTGTGCCCCGGCCGCGTCTACCGCACCGACGAGCTCGACGCGACCCACACCCCGGTCTTCCACCAGATCGAGCTGCTGGCCGTCGACGAGGGCCTGACCATGGCCGACCTCAAGGGCACCCTGGACCACATGGTCCAGGCGCTCTTCGGACCCGACATGAAGACCCGGCTCCGCCCGAACTTCTTCCCCTTCACCGAGCCGTCCGCCGAGATGGACATGCTCTGCTACGTCTGCCGCGGCGAGTCCGTCGGCAACCCCGACCGCCCCTGCCGCACCTGCGGCAGCGAGGGCTGGATCGAGCTCGGCGGCTGCGGCATGGTCAACCCGAAGGTGCTGGTCGCCACCGGTGTGGACCCCGAGAAGTACAGCGGATTCGCCTTCGGGTTCGGCATCGAGCGGATGCTGATGTTCCGCCACAACGTCGAAGACATGCGAGACATGGTCGAGGGTGACGTCCGGTTCACCCGGCCGTTCGGGATGGAGATCTGA
- a CDS encoding ATP-binding protein — MTVGTGSPAQARSAAPHAPEPPPAPDPAAPPAVLEPSPAVPEPRPAPEAGTPAPASYRNPGTPTRTDQGSGSRTDQSPGAAPGPGPGPDLGLDPDDLPDGLVVADETGRIICFNAAAGRITAVPPAGALGRPLDEALPLEDLKGSRWWPLTDPYGGLDTRRGQPERNLLLPGGREVLVSARYVRAHPGGPVRRVVVSLRGTEARRRTERSHAELIATVAHELRSPLTSVKGFTATLLDKWERFTDDQKRLMLETVDADAGRIKRLIAELLDISRIDSGRLEVRRQTVDIAAAVGRHVHAYVTGGQSPDRFFVRVRPGLPELWADPDKIDQILGNLLENAVRHGEGTVTIEVAPTTATSDGEKGTEVTVSDEGPGIPEESMGRVFTRFWRGSKRGGTGLGLYIVKGVVEAHGGTITVGRGPRGGAEFRFILPVGTPAHLL; from the coding sequence ATGACGGTCGGCACGGGCAGTCCCGCACAGGCACGGAGCGCCGCGCCGCACGCGCCCGAACCCCCGCCCGCGCCCGACCCCGCCGCGCCCCCGGCCGTCCTTGAACCGTCCCCGGCCGTCCCCGAGCCGCGCCCCGCACCCGAGGCCGGCACCCCGGCCCCCGCCTCGTACCGGAATCCGGGCACCCCGACCCGTACGGACCAGGGATCCGGATCCCGTACGGACCAGAGCCCGGGCGCGGCCCCCGGACCCGGCCCCGGCCCCGATCTCGGGCTCGACCCCGACGACCTGCCCGACGGGCTCGTCGTCGCCGACGAGACCGGGCGGATCATCTGCTTCAACGCCGCCGCCGGCCGGATCACCGCCGTGCCGCCCGCCGGTGCGCTCGGCCGGCCGCTGGACGAGGCGCTGCCCCTGGAGGACCTCAAGGGCAGCCGCTGGTGGCCCCTGACCGACCCGTACGGGGGCCTGGACACCCGGCGGGGGCAGCCCGAGCGGAACCTGCTGCTGCCCGGCGGGCGGGAGGTCCTCGTCTCCGCCCGCTATGTCCGCGCGCACCCCGGCGGCCCCGTGCGCCGGGTCGTCGTCTCCCTGCGCGGCACCGAGGCCCGGCGGCGCACCGAGCGCAGCCACGCCGAGCTGATCGCGACCGTCGCGCACGAGCTGCGCTCGCCGCTGACCTCCGTGAAGGGCTTCACCGCCACCCTGCTCGACAAGTGGGAGCGGTTCACGGACGACCAGAAGCGGCTGATGCTGGAGACCGTCGACGCCGACGCCGGCCGGATCAAGCGCCTGATCGCCGAGCTCCTGGACATCTCCCGGATCGACTCCGGGCGTCTGGAGGTGCGCCGGCAGACCGTGGACATCGCGGCGGCCGTCGGCCGGCACGTCCACGCGTACGTCACCGGCGGTCAGTCCCCGGACCGCTTCTTCGTACGGGTGCGGCCCGGCCTGCCCGAGCTGTGGGCCGACCCCGACAAGATCGACCAGATCCTCGGCAACCTGCTGGAAAATGCGGTGCGCCACGGCGAGGGAACCGTCACCATCGAGGTGGCACCCACCACGGCCACCAGCGACGGAGAGAAGGGGACGGAGGTCACCGTGAGCGACGAGGGCCCCGGCATCCCCGAGGAGTCGATGGGCCGTGTCTTCACCCGCTTCTGGCGGGGCAGCAAGCGCGGCGGCACCGGGCTCGGCCTCTACATCGTCAAGGGCGTCGTCGAGGCCCACGGCGGGACGATCACCGTCGGACGCGGTCCCCGTGGCGGGGCCGAGTTCCGATTTATCCTGCCCGTCGGCACCCCGGCACACCTCCTCTGA
- a CDS encoding TrmH family RNA methyltransferase, which translates to MSTPELISPRSPRVVAARRLAKRNFRGKDRLFIAEGPQAVREAVEHRGASGEPTLVELFSTVEAAERYAPIVDAARASGARVHLASDAVLAEVSQTVTPQGLVGVCRFLDSPFEDILAARPKLVAVLAHVRDPGNAGTVLRCADAAGADAVILTDASVDLYNPKSVRASVGSLFHLPVAVGVPVEQAVAGLKDAGVRILAADGAGEDDLDAELDAGTMGGPTAWVFGNEAWGLPEETRALADAVVRVPIHGKAESLNLATAAAVCLYASARAQRTRTPRTTG; encoded by the coding sequence ATGTCCACCCCCGAGCTGATCTCCCCGCGTTCGCCGCGCGTCGTCGCCGCCCGGAGGCTCGCCAAGCGCAATTTCCGGGGCAAGGACCGCCTCTTCATCGCCGAGGGCCCGCAGGCCGTCCGCGAGGCCGTCGAGCACCGCGGTGCCTCCGGAGAGCCCACCCTCGTCGAGCTCTTCTCCACCGTCGAGGCCGCCGAGCGCTACGCGCCGATCGTCGACGCCGCCCGCGCCTCCGGCGCCCGCGTGCACCTCGCCTCCGACGCCGTCCTCGCCGAGGTCTCGCAGACCGTCACCCCGCAGGGCCTCGTCGGCGTCTGCCGCTTCCTCGACTCGCCGTTCGAGGACATCCTCGCCGCCCGGCCCAAGCTGGTCGCCGTCCTCGCGCACGTCCGCGACCCCGGGAACGCCGGCACCGTGCTGCGCTGCGCCGACGCCGCCGGCGCCGACGCGGTGATCCTCACCGACGCGTCCGTGGACCTCTACAACCCGAAGTCCGTGCGCGCCTCCGTCGGCTCCCTCTTCCACCTCCCGGTCGCCGTCGGCGTCCCGGTCGAGCAGGCCGTCGCCGGCCTCAAGGACGCCGGCGTGCGGATCCTCGCCGCCGACGGGGCCGGCGAGGACGACCTGGACGCCGAGCTGGACGCCGGCACCATGGGCGGCCCGACCGCCTGGGTCTTCGGCAACGAGGCCTGGGGACTCCCGGAGGAGACCCGGGCGCTCGCCGACGCCGTCGTCCGCGTCCCGATCCACGGCAAGGCCGAGAGCCTCAACCTGGCGACCGCCGCCGCCGTGTGCCTCTACGCCTCGGCGCGCGCCCAGCGCACCCGCACCCCTCGCACCACCGGCTGA
- the rplT gene encoding 50S ribosomal protein L20 translates to MARVKRAVNAHKKRRAILEQASGYRGQRSRLYRKAKEQVTHSLVYNYNDRKKRKGDFRQLWIQRINAAARLNGMTYNRLIQGLKAANIEVDRKILAELAVNDSNAFAALVEVAQKALPADVNAPKAAA, encoded by the coding sequence GTGGCACGCGTCAAGCGGGCAGTCAACGCCCACAAGAAGCGCCGGGCGATCCTCGAGCAGGCCTCCGGCTACCGCGGTCAGCGTTCGCGCCTGTACCGCAAGGCCAAGGAGCAGGTCACCCACTCGCTGGTCTACAACTACAACGACCGCAAGAAGCGCAAGGGCGACTTCCGTCAGCTGTGGATCCAGCGCATCAACGCCGCTGCCCGCCTGAACGGCATGACGTACAACCGCCTCATCCAGGGTCTGAAGGCCGCCAACATCGAGGTGGACCGCAAGATCCTCGCCGAGCTGGCCGTCAACGACTCCAACGCGTTCGCCGCGCTGGTCGAGGTCGCGCAGAAGGCCCTCCCGGCCGACGTCAACGCCCCGAAGGCCGCCGCCTGA
- the rpmI gene encoding 50S ribosomal protein L35, which produces MPKNKTHSGAKKRFKVTGSGKILRERAGKRHLLEHKSSKLTRRLTGNAEMAPGDAAKIKKLLGI; this is translated from the coding sequence ATGCCGAAGAACAAGACGCACTCCGGTGCCAAGAAGCGCTTCAAGGTCACCGGCTCCGGCAAGATCCTGCGGGAGCGCGCCGGCAAGCGCCACCTGCTCGAGCACAAGTCGTCCAAGCTGACCCGTCGCCTCACCGGCAACGCGGAGATGGCCCCGGGTGACGCCGCCAAGATCAAGAAGTTGCTGGGCATCTGA
- the infC gene encoding translation initiation factor IF-3, whose amino-acid sequence MHRIGWSRQFYRDVPVRQAVAWCNRGGSISAEPRINERIRVPEVRLVGPSGEQVGIVPLAKALELAQEYDLDLVEVAANARPPVCKLMDYGKFKYESAMKAREARKNQAHTVIKEMKLRPKIDPHDYDTKKGHVVRFLKQGDKVKITIMFRGREQSRPELGYRLLQRLAEDVQELGFIESNPKQDGRNMIMVLGPHKKKTEAMAEAREAQAARKAERQGGSSEAPAAAEAPAEEASADTSAENAEA is encoded by the coding sequence ATGCACCGGATCGGTTGGTCTCGACAGTTCTACCGTGACGTGCCCGTCCGCCAGGCGGTCGCGTGGTGCAACCGAGGAGGATCCATCAGCGCCGAGCCCCGCATCAACGAGCGGATTCGCGTTCCCGAGGTGCGTCTTGTCGGCCCCAGCGGCGAGCAGGTGGGCATCGTCCCCCTTGCCAAGGCCCTGGAGCTCGCGCAGGAGTACGACCTCGATCTGGTTGAGGTCGCGGCGAACGCCCGTCCGCCCGTGTGCAAGCTCATGGACTACGGGAAGTTCAAGTACGAGTCGGCCATGAAGGCCCGTGAGGCGCGCAAGAACCAGGCGCACACGGTCATCAAGGAGATGAAGCTCCGGCCGAAGATCGACCCGCACGACTATGACACCAAGAAGGGTCACGTCGTCCGGTTCCTCAAGCAGGGCGACAAGGTCAAGATCACGATCATGTTCCGTGGTCGTGAGCAGTCCCGGCCCGAGCTCGGTTACCGACTGCTGCAGCGCCTCGCGGAGGACGTTCAGGAGCTTGGCTTCATCGAGTCCAACCCGAAGCAGGACGGCCGGAACATGATCATGGTTCTCGGTCCTCACAAGAAGAAGACCGAGGCCATGGCCGAGGCCCGCGAGGCCCAGGCCGCGCGCAAGGCCGAGCGCCAGGGCGGTTCGTCCGAGGCGCCCGCCGCCGCGGAGGCCCCGGCCGAGGAGGCTTCGGCCGACACGTCGGCCGAGAACGCCGAGGCGTGA
- a CDS encoding DUF1844 domain-containing protein: protein MSETPQNESPESAETPDFAAMTRDIAEVPAVEVIVTVAVNLMSAAAVKLGLTEEGDEHKDLDEARKLIHALAGLLDAGVTEISSFHAAPLRDGLKSLQLAFREASFVPDEPGQGPGEKYTGPVYG from the coding sequence ATGAGCGAGACGCCCCAGAACGAGTCCCCGGAATCCGCCGAGACCCCCGACTTCGCAGCCATGACCCGCGACATCGCGGAGGTGCCGGCGGTCGAGGTGATCGTCACGGTCGCCGTCAACCTGATGAGCGCCGCGGCGGTGAAGCTCGGGCTCACCGAGGAGGGCGACGAGCACAAGGACCTCGACGAGGCCCGCAAACTGATCCACGCCCTCGCGGGCCTGCTCGACGCCGGCGTCACGGAGATCTCCTCCTTCCACGCCGCCCCGCTCCGCGACGGCCTGAAGTCCCTCCAGCTCGCCTTCCGCGAGGCCTCCTTCGTCCCGGACGAGCCGGGCCAGGGCCCGGGCGAGAAGTACACGGGGCCGGTTTACGGCTAG
- a CDS encoding SseB family protein, whose amino-acid sequence MALKNIPDPGFSDDDGTADPALAAALAAWAEDRTAHGPVLEALRGARLLVPVVAVLGEVEVDPETGLKQEKTSDMAVPTLTAGDRRALPAFTSIASLALWDPAARPVAVPLHQALAALVHEKADTLVLDMAGPVPYQVAGSALLALAEGRTSTDPLDDPAVRDAVRAAVAAEPAVLRAHLGPGTADGTLALVLSEDAPPAEAAQRVARALAADETLRARLVHGLDLALLPATATPPGEPFYVRD is encoded by the coding sequence GTGGCGCTCAAGAACATCCCCGACCCCGGTTTCTCCGACGACGACGGCACCGCCGACCCGGCGCTCGCCGCGGCCCTCGCGGCCTGGGCGGAGGACAGAACGGCCCACGGGCCGGTCCTGGAGGCGCTGCGCGGCGCCCGGCTGCTCGTCCCCGTCGTCGCCGTTCTCGGAGAGGTCGAGGTGGACCCCGAGACGGGGCTCAAGCAGGAGAAGACCAGCGACATGGCCGTGCCGACGCTGACCGCGGGGGACCGGCGGGCGCTGCCCGCGTTCACCTCGATCGCCTCGCTGGCCCTCTGGGACCCGGCCGCCCGGCCCGTCGCCGTCCCGCTGCACCAGGCGCTCGCCGCGCTCGTCCACGAGAAGGCCGACACGCTGGTCCTGGACATGGCGGGCCCGGTGCCGTACCAGGTGGCCGGCTCCGCACTGCTCGCCCTCGCCGAGGGCCGCACCAGCACCGACCCCCTGGACGACCCCGCGGTACGGGACGCGGTCCGCGCCGCCGTCGCCGCCGAGCCCGCCGTCCTCCGCGCCCACCTGGGCCCCGGCACCGCCGACGGCACCCTCGCCCTCGTCCTGTCCGAGGACGCGCCCCCGGCGGAGGCCGCCCAGCGCGTGGCCCGCGCCCTCGCCGCCGACGAAACCCTGAGGGCCCGCCTGGTCCACGGCCTCGACCTGGCCCTCCTGCCGGCCACGGCCACGCCTCCGGGCGAGCCCTTCTACGTACGCGACTGA
- the mycP gene encoding type VII secretion-associated serine protease mycosin: MTPRPRRTAAAVSALLAAAFTVLPATATPAYADTIRARQWGLEALHTGKAWQTTRGTGITVAVLDTGVDATHPDLAGSVLPGTDLVGFGAERGDRAWARHGTAMAGIIAGHGHGPGGQDGVLGIAPKVKILPVRVILEGTDKARDKARKTRGTALAEGIRWAADHGADVINLSLGDDSESAHPDAGEDAAVQYALGKGVSVVASAGNGGEKGDHISYPAAYPGVIAVAAVDRYGTHASFSTSRWYATVSAPGVDIVIADPDRRYYEGWGTSAAAAFVSGAVALVRAAHPDLTPAQIQRLLVDTARSRPKGGRSDDKGYGTVDPAAAIEAGKKLKGADPKAAVAGFTGRYFGPGPQPVPEESHPVGLLAPLAGGAGVLLLAAAAVLWRGARR, from the coding sequence GTGACCCCGCGCCCGCGCCGTACCGCCGCCGCCGTCTCCGCGCTGCTCGCCGCCGCCTTCACCGTGCTCCCGGCGACGGCCACGCCCGCGTACGCCGACACCATCCGCGCCCGCCAGTGGGGCCTGGAGGCCCTGCACACCGGCAAGGCCTGGCAGACCACCCGCGGCACCGGCATCACCGTCGCCGTCCTCGACACCGGCGTCGACGCCACCCACCCCGACCTGGCCGGCTCCGTGCTGCCCGGCACCGACCTGGTCGGCTTCGGCGCCGAGCGCGGCGACCGCGCCTGGGCCCGGCACGGCACCGCGATGGCCGGGATCATCGCCGGGCACGGCCACGGCCCCGGCGGCCAGGACGGCGTCCTCGGCATCGCGCCCAAGGTCAAGATCCTGCCCGTCCGGGTCATCCTCGAAGGCACCGACAAGGCCCGCGACAAGGCCCGCAAGACCCGCGGCACCGCGCTCGCCGAGGGCATCCGCTGGGCCGCAGACCACGGCGCCGACGTCATCAACCTCTCCCTCGGCGACGACTCCGAGTCCGCCCACCCCGACGCGGGCGAGGACGCCGCCGTGCAGTACGCCCTCGGCAAGGGCGTCTCCGTCGTCGCCTCCGCCGGCAACGGCGGCGAGAAGGGCGACCACATCTCGTACCCCGCCGCCTACCCGGGCGTCATCGCCGTCGCCGCCGTGGACCGCTACGGCACCCACGCCTCCTTCTCCACCAGCCGCTGGTACGCCACGGTCAGCGCCCCCGGCGTCGACATCGTCATCGCCGACCCCGACCGCCGCTACTACGAGGGCTGGGGCACCAGCGCGGCCGCCGCCTTCGTCTCCGGCGCCGTCGCCCTCGTCCGGGCCGCCCACCCCGACCTGACGCCCGCGCAGATCCAGCGGCTGCTCGTCGACACCGCCCGCAGCCGCCCCAAGGGCGGGCGCAGCGACGACAAGGGGTACGGCACGGTCGACCCGGCCGCCGCGATCGAGGCCGGGAAGAAGCTGAAGGGCGCCGACCCCAAGGCCGCCGTCGCCGGCTTCACCGGCCGCTACTTCGGCCCCGGGCCGCAGCCCGTCCCCGAGGAGTCCCACCCCGTCGGCCTGCTCGCCCCGCTGGCGGGCGGCGCCGGCGTGCTGCTGCTCGCCGCGGCGGCCGTGCTGTGGCGGGGCGCGCGGCGCTGA
- a CDS encoding amino acid deaminase/aldolase: MTPRAADRARYDRATAHLDAPVALVDLEAFDANADDLVRRAGGKPIRVASKSVRCRALLERVLAREGFAGVMSFTLAESLWLARAGFEDVLLAYPSADRAGFAELAGDAKLAAAVTVMVDDVAQLDLIEASRAGGTEEVRVCLELDTALRLLGGRVRVGARRSPLREPAQLAELARSVVRRPGFRLVGIMAYEGHVAGVGDAVAGRPLRSRAIRLMQSAARKELAARRAAVVRAVRAVAPDLEFVNGGGTGSVQHTAAEDAVTEIAAGSGLYVPRLFDNYTSFTGRPAALFAQPVVRRPGVGVVTVLGGGYPASGVAGPDRLPVPYLPEGLRYDPQEGPGEVQTPLLGSPADDLRIGDKVWFRHAKAGELCERFDTLHLVDGDRVTAAVPTYRGEGQTFL; encoded by the coding sequence ATGACTCCCCGTGCCGCCGACCGTGCCCGGTACGACCGGGCCACCGCCCATCTCGACGCGCCTGTCGCCCTTGTCGATCTGGAGGCCTTCGACGCCAACGCCGACGATCTGGTCCGCCGGGCCGGCGGGAAGCCGATCCGGGTCGCGAGCAAGTCGGTCCGGTGCCGGGCGCTGCTCGAGCGGGTGCTCGCCCGGGAGGGTTTCGCGGGCGTGATGTCGTTCACGCTGGCGGAGTCCCTGTGGCTGGCGCGGGCCGGGTTCGAGGACGTGCTGCTCGCCTATCCGTCGGCCGACCGGGCCGGGTTCGCGGAGCTCGCGGGGGACGCGAAGCTGGCGGCCGCGGTGACCGTGATGGTGGACGACGTGGCCCAGCTCGATCTGATCGAGGCCTCGCGTGCGGGCGGGACCGAGGAGGTGCGGGTCTGTCTGGAGCTGGACACCGCGCTGCGTCTGCTCGGCGGGCGGGTACGGGTCGGGGCCCGGCGCTCGCCGCTGCGCGAGCCCGCCCAGCTGGCCGAGCTGGCCCGCTCGGTGGTGCGCCGGCCCGGCTTCCGGCTGGTCGGGATCATGGCGTACGAGGGGCATGTGGCGGGTGTCGGCGACGCGGTCGCGGGCCGGCCGCTGCGCTCGCGGGCGATCCGGCTGATGCAGTCGGCGGCCCGCAAGGAGTTGGCGGCCCGCCGGGCCGCGGTGGTGCGGGCGGTGCGCGCGGTGGCGCCGGACCTGGAGTTCGTGAACGGCGGCGGCACCGGCAGTGTGCAGCACACGGCGGCCGAGGACGCGGTGACGGAGATCGCGGCGGGCTCGGGGCTCTATGTGCCGCGCCTCTTCGACAACTACACCTCGTTCACCGGCCGGCCGGCGGCGCTGTTCGCGCAGCCGGTGGTGCGCCGGCCCGGTGTGGGTGTGGTGACGGTGCTCGGCGGCGGCTATCCCGCGTCGGGTGTCGCGGGCCCGGACCGGCTCCCCGTCCCGTACCTCCCGGAGGGTCTGCGCTACGACCCGCAGGAGGGTCCGGGCGAGGTGCAGACGCCGCTGCTCGGCTCCCCGGCCGACGACCTGCGCATCGGCGACAAGGTGTGGTTCCGCCATGCGAAGGCCGGCGAGCTGTGCGAGCGCTTCGACACGCTGCACCTGGTGGACGGCGACCGGGTGACGGCCGCCGTCCCGACGTACCGGGGCGAGGGGCAGACCTTCCTCTGA
- a CDS encoding 3-oxoacyl-ACP reductase — MTDTTEEIICRRLVGRTAVITGAGSGIGLATARRLASEGAHVVCGDIDERAGKAAAEEVGGTFVKVDVTDPEEVENLFKVAFDTYGSVDIAFNNAGISPPDDDSILETGLEAWKRVQDVNLTSVYLCCKAALPYMRRQGRGSIINTASFVAIMGAATSQISYTASKGGVLAMSRELGVQFAREGIRVNALCPGPVNTPLLQELFAKDPERAARRLVHIPVGRFAEAEEIAAAVAFLASDDSSFINATDFLVDGGISGAYVTPL, encoded by the coding sequence ATGACCGACACCACCGAAGAGATCATCTGTCGCCGGCTCGTGGGCCGCACCGCCGTCATCACCGGCGCCGGCAGCGGCATCGGCCTCGCCACCGCCCGCCGGCTCGCCTCCGAGGGCGCCCACGTGGTCTGCGGCGACATCGACGAGCGGGCCGGCAAGGCCGCCGCCGAAGAGGTGGGCGGCACCTTCGTGAAGGTCGACGTCACCGACCCGGAGGAGGTCGAGAACCTCTTCAAGGTCGCCTTCGACACCTACGGCTCCGTCGACATCGCCTTCAACAACGCCGGCATCTCCCCGCCCGACGACGACTCCATCCTGGAGACCGGTCTGGAGGCCTGGAAGCGCGTCCAGGACGTCAACCTCACCTCGGTCTACCTGTGCTGCAAGGCCGCCCTGCCGTACATGCGGCGCCAGGGCCGGGGCTCCATCATCAACACCGCGTCCTTCGTCGCCATCATGGGCGCGGCCACCAGCCAGATCTCCTACACCGCCTCCAAGGGCGGCGTGCTCGCCATGTCCCGCGAGCTCGGCGTGCAGTTCGCCCGCGAGGGCATCCGGGTCAACGCGCTCTGCCCGGGGCCGGTCAACACGCCGCTGCTCCAGGAGCTCTTCGCCAAGGACCCCGAGCGGGCCGCGCGCCGCCTGGTGCACATCCCGGTCGGCCGCTTCGCCGAGGCCGAGGAGATCGCCGCCGCGGTCGCCTTCCTCGCGAGCGACGACTCCTCGTTCATCAACGCCACCGACTTCCTCGTCGACGGCGGCATCTCCGGCGCGTACGTGACCCCGCTCTAG
- a CDS encoding aldehyde dehydrogenase, with translation MERTELQVLNPATEEVIATVPAATAADVDAAVVRATAAQTSWAAAAPADRARILRRFAAVVDAHAEELALLEVREAGHTLGNARWEAGNVRDLLDYAAGGVERLNGRQIPVPGGLDITILEPLGVIGVIAPWNFPMPIAAWATAPALAAGNAVLLKPAETTPLTALRLAELALEAGLPEGLFQVLPGEGPVAGTALVDHPGVAKIVFTGSTRVGKGIMARAADQVKRVTLELGGKSPNIVFADADLAAAAAATPMSFLDNSGQDCCARTRILVQRSVYDRFLELLTPAIQEIVVGDPLDERTQMGPLISRAQLERVRSYVPDTLPGIRGKAPEGPGFWFPPTVLTGLPEDAPCAVEEVFGPVAVVLPFEDEADAIRLANATPYGLSGSIWTRDVGRALRASRAVRAGNLSVNSHSSVRYWTPFGGFGQSGLGRELGPDALTAFTETKNVFISTEA, from the coding sequence TTGGAACGCACCGAGCTCCAGGTACTGAACCCGGCGACCGAGGAGGTCATCGCCACCGTCCCGGCCGCCACCGCGGCCGACGTCGACGCCGCCGTCGTACGGGCCACGGCCGCCCAGACGTCCTGGGCCGCCGCCGCGCCCGCCGACCGGGCCCGGATCCTGCGCCGCTTCGCCGCCGTCGTCGACGCCCACGCCGAGGAACTCGCCCTCCTGGAGGTCCGCGAGGCCGGCCACACCCTCGGCAACGCCCGCTGGGAGGCCGGCAACGTCCGCGATCTCCTCGACTACGCCGCCGGGGGAGTGGAACGCCTCAACGGGCGCCAGATCCCCGTCCCCGGCGGACTCGACATCACCATCCTCGAACCCCTCGGTGTGATCGGCGTCATCGCGCCCTGGAACTTCCCGATGCCGATCGCCGCCTGGGCCACCGCCCCGGCCCTCGCCGCCGGCAACGCCGTCCTCCTCAAGCCCGCCGAGACCACCCCGCTGACCGCGCTCCGGCTCGCCGAACTCGCCCTGGAGGCCGGACTGCCGGAAGGCCTCTTCCAGGTGCTCCCCGGCGAGGGCCCGGTGGCCGGCACCGCCCTCGTCGACCACCCCGGCGTCGCCAAGATCGTCTTCACCGGCTCCACCCGGGTCGGCAAGGGCATCATGGCGAGGGCCGCGGACCAGGTGAAGCGGGTCACCCTCGAACTCGGCGGCAAGAGCCCCAACATCGTCTTCGCCGACGCCGACCTGGCAGCCGCGGCGGCCGCCACACCGATGTCCTTCCTCGACAACAGCGGCCAGGACTGCTGCGCCCGCACCCGGATCCTGGTGCAGCGCAGTGTGTACGACCGCTTCCTGGAGCTCCTCACCCCGGCGATCCAGGAGATCGTCGTCGGCGACCCCCTCGACGAGCGCACCCAGATGGGCCCGCTCATCTCCCGCGCCCAGCTGGAGCGGGTCCGCTCGTACGTGCCCGACACGCTGCCCGGCATCCGCGGCAAGGCCCCCGAGGGCCCCGGCTTCTGGTTCCCGCCCACCGTCCTCACCGGCCTGCCCGAGGACGCGCCCTGCGCCGTCGAGGAGGTCTTCGGACCCGTCGCCGTCGTCCTGCCCTTCGAGGACGAGGCCGACGCGATCCGGCTCGCCAACGCCACCCCGTACGGACTGTCCGGCTCCATCTGGACCCGCGACGTCGGACGCGCGCTGCGCGCCTCCCGCGCCGTCCGGGCCGGCAACCTCTCCGTCAACTCCCACTCCAGCGTCCGCTACTGGACCCCCTTCGGCGGCTTCGGCCAGTCCGGCCTCGGCCGCGAACTGGGCCCCGACGCCCTGACAGCCTTCACCGAAACCAAGAACGTCTTCATCAGCACGGAGGCCTGA